In the genome of Raphanus sativus cultivar WK10039 chromosome 9, ASM80110v3, whole genome shotgun sequence, the window ATTTTTCGACCAAGATCCAACCATAGCTTTAATCAGTCTCATCATCTTTATCAATGACCACTAtctaagaaaaatacaaattgaTCTTACCCATTGAATTTTTTCGACCAAGATCCAACTATTGCTTTGATTAGTCGCATCATCTTTATGTCCCTTACCACTATCtcagaaaaaaacaattgatcTTACCCATTGAATTTTGTTGACCAAAATCTAGCCGTTGCACTCACAAGTCTCATCATCTTTACATCAATTATAATTATCTcataaaaataccaaaatatctCTGAATTTTTGTGGCCAAGATGTCACAATTACTTTTGCCTTCACTTGtctataaaatgtatatttctCGTTGAATGATCACACCATCTTGTATTTAGTTTCTTACTATTAATATTCCTTTAAAAATGGCCTCAATTCGCTCTCAATCATATTCTATTGAAGAAGATAAACACTTATGTCATGTGTATCTTGATGTTTCTCAAAATCCAATCATAGGGATAAACCAATCAGGCGATCAGTTTTGGACAAGAGTTCAAACTGAATATGAAAAATCTGAGATTTCTCTTACCCAACCAAGACCGAGAAGATCTTTGCAAACCCGAATGACGACAATTCTTTCTGCAGTCTCCAAGCTGAGAGGATGTTTTAACcagattgaaaataaaaatcccaGCGGTGCTTCCGAACAAGACATTGTAAGTGTGCATAAATAGATATTGTTTGTATTTGCTCCTAgtgtattatttttatgtttgctAACTTGTTTACATTTATCTCTTTCTTAATATAAAATCAGTTAAACCAAGCGAAGATGTTATTGACACAAGATGTCAAATACAAGAAAGGGTTCAAATTTGATCACGTCTGGCCAATCCTTAAAGGTATTgaaaatttttcaaataaccaCAGCAACAGAGCCATTGCATTCTCAGAAGAAAGTCGTAATGCCAAATCGTCTTCATCAAACCAAGATGAGTCATCGCCATCCCTTGGTATGAATTCCTTCGATCTAAATTTAAATAGTGAAGAATCCGGTGGTAATTTATCAAAGAGACCAATGGGTGTgaaaaaagcaaagaaaaaacaacactCTAATGAACAATTTAAACAAATGATGGAGCAAAATGATAAGCTTCTAAAAGCTATGGTTAAAGGTACTTCTGAAAGAAACGAAATTAAAAGACAGAAAGTAGAgttacaaagaaagaaacatgAGCGAAAAATGTTACTCGCGGATTTGAGTTCTATAACTGATCCAGCAAGACGTGCGTATATTGAAAATGAAAGAGCGGTGATTCTAAGTAAAGGAGTACCAACAACCCAATATGAAGAACACGGAGAAGGTTCTCAAAGCCAATATCATGGATCCCAATATCGAGCATATGAAGCTCAAAGAGACCAAGCTCAAGGGGATCAAGCTCAAGGAAGTCAAGTTCAAGGACAACAACCTCAAGATGAAGACCCAAAATCACCAAGTGAGCAACAAGATTTTTCTCAGTACTATAATTTGCTTAGCGGAGACGGAAATGGATTTCCCGGAATTTATTAGATTATtattagaatttatattttgtgtgttttatgtgtattttttttaattatgtaatttttgtgtgtttgattttaattgataattttctgtgtgtttaattttaattatgtaattttatgtgtttttagttttaattatgtaattttatgtgtgtttaattttaattatgtaataatatgtttttaataattttttattttagttgatgatatttatttgtatttttaattaatttgcttattaatatatgttaaaagtataattaactgatatatattcatttaaatatattattttaaagtaaaagtaagaataaaaattattttaagttttggtGTTTTGTGAACAGTGTTACACCAAATATGGTGTAACACTGTTCACAAAACACCAAAACTTTAATTATGCCGTTGGGTTTGGCGTCCCATTGGAGGGTGAGACACGGCAAATATAATGTTTTGCCGTCCCGTTGGAATAGCTCTTAAAGAAATTTTGTAATTAAGATTTAAGACCTGAACTTATATCAGAAACCATGAAAAATAAGGTTCCTAGCCCGTAATCGAAGTCAACAGTAACTAATaagaacaaaaatttataagatctgttaaaatattaactctttctttttggttaGATAATCTTCGACTGTGTAAGTTGGTAGTAGAAAAGATAAGACTTTACATGGTTCTTTTTTGAAGTTATATTAGATTCTGATCTTCTAAAttgtggatatattttttgttttatatattttttttaatttagttttcatatttgtgttatGTAAAAGtgatatatacattttatttgattttaaatgaaataatgatagttgaactaaatatatatcaatagaCCATGttcttaatttaatagaatatactaCTAATAAATCTTTAATTAAAGGCATCTTCACTcccactttatttttttttactgaatatGAAGTATAAGATGCTTCAACTCTATTTCATTTATCACTCTACAATGAAGTTTActatataaatagaataataaagtatttttttgtttatcattcTATAATGGAGTGAGAAATAGAGTTGGATTGGATCATTTTTATTCGATTGTGAAAAAATGAAGTTTTACATTCGACATACTCTAATTGCGTCATCATCTTCGCTAATCACTACCCTTGTCTTTTCTAATTACAAAAAGCATATAGTCTATGTCTAACGTGCGTGCACTTTAAAACAGATAAAAGTGATTAACGCAGATTGCATCAACGGTTCAGATAATCCATTTGATGCTTATTGGACTCTTGGACGCATCTGGTGATCTAGATAATTTGAGGCGGAAGCATTTATTTTGAATTCGACATAGCTATATATTTTTGCTTGACCATTAATTGGAGAGAAACGTTCAAATGGACTAATGACCGATCATTAGAAGTTAGAACTTAGAAGAGTCCTACAATAATCTTACAATGAGATTAAAATCCGGTCAATGCAACTTGCTCTAGTAGGACTGGCCATTTCCATATCTGCAATATGTACTTActgttgaactgaagagaagaagagaagcttgtacataaatagggcaagcttcaTGTGATCTCTAAAAGTTTTCAGTGAACTTTAGAAAGAGTCTAAAGCATCTATCAGTTGGAAGTGGAGTCTAGAGAAGACTTAAAGAGATCAGATATGAGGGTTTGGAGATGTAAAGATGGAAATAGGAGgatgtgcaaagtctgggcgtAGCTAAGGTTAAAGAAGTATCATGATAATGTTATGTGCAATGTGTGGGCACAAACATTATCATGATAAAGAGTTGCACAAGATCAGattgtgcaaagtgtgggcacaatatcagaatgtgcaaagtgagGGAGCAAGCTTGAGAAGaaagcaagaaaaagaaaaatgaagttgAGTGCAAAGTGAGGGCGCAAGCTTGAgaagcaagcaagagaagaatGGAGTGCAATGTGTGGACGCTGAGGTTTAAACATTGTGACCGTTGGAGTGTTTAAATCAGCAAAGGGAATATGCCACAAGAGGATAAGAGATGCTGTGTGCAAGCTGGAAAAGTAAAGGCACTTTACCTTTACAGCAAAGACCAATCTCCTCCCTTCATTCAAAATGAAGCAATCACAGCCTCTTCTTTAAGTCAATCTCGCCAGCTAGCTCAAGACCACATCTCATCCATTAATTCAAATCATATGATCTCCACTGTCCATTACTTATCTTTAGCTTAGGGTTTAAGTGTAAAACCTTGTGTATATAAGCTAAATGCTTGCGATTGTAATAATATAAGCTGAATGTGGGGGaatcccctttcttcttcatagtcTTAAGTCTCTGGTTACTAATCTCTAAGTCTTGTTCTAAGTCTCTAAGTCTCTTGAATCTCTCATCatcacacacctaaacaaactcctaatCTATCTCTCTCAAATCGTCAATCACAAACTCTTTTCTTCCCATTGGGATTTCTTACACAAACAACCAGTACActcttataaaaatatcatggtatcagagccaggttcatctgAACCTGAGCTGAAAGCTTCCGCATCTCCCAAGCTCTCCTCTCATGCCGGTTTGAAGCAAACAGAAGCAATGGAGCCAAGAAGATGTTCAACACCTGAAGATGGAAGGCGTGTTCATCCCTGGTGTCCAGAAGCTTGTTGCTGCTGATTCTCACCATCCCATGGCGCCCATGAAGACAGAAGACATTGGATTCAAGAGCAAGAGCTGGTCTGATCAACCAAAAGCTTTGTGCTTTGTCCAAGCTAGCTGTTCTTctctgtccaaagaagaaaggTGATAGCTTTCTATTGGAACTGGTGTGGCGAGTTCATTTCAAGAAGAAAGGTGGTAGCTTTCACTTGAAGATGTGATGGCGAGTTACAAGCATggagaaaggaggggtctttgGGTGAAGAGAAGcaagatggtggccatgaactgaaggagaagaagaaggtgggaGACGATCCAGTCTTCAAATGTCCAACAAGTCATGGCCGGTTCATAAAGAAGTTAAAGGAACCAACCTGGTTTCTTATGTGAGCGATTCTTGAAACCCATCTTGCTATTAATCTTGTGTTGGTATCTGGTTGTGTTGTGGTGTTGTTAACAGGGCTGCGGATTGTTGTTAAGATTGCTTAATGGTTTTGCATTGAGAATCTGTCCCAGTTGCTGTTTGAGTTGTGTTTTGAGGTTGAGAAGTGTTTTAAAAATTGctagagagttgtttaaaagtgcttagcctgattcttgttggtgtgtattGCTAGGGTGATAGATTTAAATCTTTCCAGCATGCATTCATGAGATAGAATTGTTAAAAGGCTGAAGCATGGTGTGTGATTTGTATGCAAAGCTCCGATTCATAGTGATGCATTGCATTCCTGTATTGAAGCCGAGAAGCTGTTGCATATTAATCTTGTCTGCCTTAGGTTGATACACTTGGATTCATAGCCAAGATGTAGGTAAGGCAGAGTTTAAAAATTGCATAAGTAGCTTGCATTGATTCTGGTgtgatcttgcttgtacttgtGATGTAGCTTGCAATGATATGAACTTGCTAATGCTTGTTTCAATCATATGCAAAGCTTGAGACAGTGTGGAGATcaaacttgatgattagtcaaggtttgatctcatattgtgtttcttatctttgctggagtttagtgatgtttcaggtttcacAAGAAGTGTTCTTGGTTCACTATCCATCCgggtgaaagaggaagaagtagTTGCCATTGGGGTTCAATGGAGAAGGGTGATGAGAGTGGTGATGCGCCACTAATGCTTAAAGTTACTGAAACTCACTTGCAAGCTTGGATCCCAAATCTaatccaagcttgaggaggggagttaagtgaGCTATCAAGCGGTTCAAGAGGAGCCATTGCaagcagctgaagaaggagccatttgggtttaggcagtggcgtgtctagacaAGAGAGCTTTCAGAGGGTTCTTGGCTGTGGGAAGATGAGACTCAATCAGTGCGGCTTCAAGAGTTGAGGTCACTGATGAGatgaagcttccacaagcaatccaatcaagatggcgagttcaaggtGTTGCAATGGAGTGTGATGCAGATCATGTGTGcaatccttccaagcttgacttgttccacatggtcaagcttgagggggagtgttgagacatgatctgATCAAGGAGAGTCATTGgcggttattcaagaagagaagcagatcagttatgaagcaagatgaagaatggGTGAAGCGATCTCCAAGGCGGCTTCTAGAGTGAGGTGCTTGGTACAACAGCTGAAGCATTCTCATATGGTTTCAGTAACATGGTGgtgactcaaggagaagaagcaaccaagactcagcttgtatctatcaaggaagatcagaaagtccgagcacttgatcacaacaagaaggttgtgagaaagggggagcaACAAGGTCTGTCTAAAGATGAGATACAAGAAGTGTTGGTGATGGAGCAAGGAGAGTGATGAACGAACCTTGTCCATCACAtgaggccatgatccaagtgattctttggatcccttacattgatggtaaggtacaaagaatcactggccaatccccgggccttggagactttactctttttccctcatcaaggttttgtcccactgggttttccttggtgaggtttttaatgaggaagctcTTCAGGATTCCAAGCTTAACTCAGGATCTTCTagagttaagcttgagggggagtgttgaactgaagagaagaagagaagcttgtacataaatagggcaagcttcaTGTAATCTCTAAAAGAGTTCAGTGAGCTTTAGAAAGAGTCTAAAGCATCTATCAGTTGGAAGTGGAGTCTAGAGAAGACTTAAAGAGATCAGATATGAGGGTTTGGAGATGTAAAGATGGAAATAAGAGgatgtgcaaagtctgggcgtAGCTAAGGTTAAAGAAGTATCATGATAATGTTATGTGCAATGTGTGGGCACAAACATTATCATGATAAAGAGTTGCACAAGATCAGattgtgcaaagtgtgggcacaatatcagaatgtgcaaagtgagGGAGCAAGCTTGAGAAGaaagcaagaaaaagaaaaatgaagttgAGTGCAAAATGAGGGCGCAAGCTTGAgaagcaagcaagagaagaatGGAGTGCAATGTGTGGGTGCTGAGGTTTAAACATTGTGACCGTTGGAGTGTTTAAATCAGCAAAGGGAATATGCCACAAAAGGATAAGAGATGTTGTGTGCAAGCTGGAAAGGTAAAGACACTTTACCTTTACAGCAAAGACCAATCTCCTCCCTTCATTCAAAATGAAGCAATCACAACCTCTTCTTTAAGTCAATCTCACCAGCTAGCTCAAGACCACATCTCATCTATTAATTCAAATCATATGATCTCCACTGTCCATTACTTATCTTTAGCTTAGGGTTTAAGTGTAAAACCTTGTGTATATAAGCTAAATGCTTGCGATTGTAATAATATAAGCTGAATGTAGGGGaatcccctttcttcttcatagtcTTAAGTCTCTGGTTACTAATCTCTACGTCTTGTTCTAAGTCTCTAAGTCTCTTGAATCTCTCATCatcacacacctaaacaaactcttaATCTATCTCTCTCAAATCGTCAATCACAAACTCTTTTCTTCCCGTTGGGATTTCTTACACAAACAACCAGTACActcttataaaaatatcactTACATCAGCTTAGATTTTGTGGACCTTTGATGATGAAAAGTTTTTCGTGCTTCGTCATTGCACAGTCAAAGGTTTTTATGGGTAAGCCATGTGTATCATCATTTTTATGAGTCTGTCTTTTTAAGCATGCGAGCTTCTTAAAATTAGATAACGTTGCGGTAACTAGGATATATCAACCAAGATATTCAAAGTAGAAATTGATTAATCCAAAAGTCGCATTACGTGATCCTGATCTCGATTTGTCATTCATGAATAAATTAGGGTTTTCAATTCTTGCTAATTTAGTTTCcacaactttttatattttacatatacaaaaagaaaatcatgtcGTTTTGATATATTATCCAAATCACACGTAGCAGCAATCAAAATATTTGTCCATtctgaacaaagaaaaaaaatccacaaAGTTTTCTTAACCGAAAATCAAAAACTGAGCCCTATAAGTCTAAAGGCTTCGCATACGCCACAGTTGCTTGTACTATAGGCCGGGTTTACCAACAAGTCGACAACATATATGTTTAGTTTGTTCGACGCAAGCCACGCAACAAAGAGTCTTGAGAAACACTGCAAACCTTttcttcaactttttttttttttttgaattatatagaggtatcctggccccaccgaagtggtccagactagtcacgtgttgccacatgtcgatcctctgtccctggcgatgccgaaatattaattccccagtggccgggattcgaacccagatgacggaactcacagctgtgaacaCTTTACCAACTGAGTTAGAAGTCCCGGTTTCTTCAACTTTCTACTTAGAAAAGACATGAAACCTATTCGCACGGACTTGTCTGGTTGGCCCAAGTTTAACCAACTAATATCGAACTTAACTGGTATGGCCGTGACGATAAAGTAGGAAATAAAACGGTCATTCCACCGCGAAAAATACCAAAGATAAAGAACTTGAATTGGAAGCCtataaatttctcaaaaatgaagaaaaaggcCCACGAAGAACTTTAGTTAGTACGATAACACATTATCTCAGACACAAAATGTTTCAAATTAAGCATAAAACTGAACATAAATGAATTTGATAATTGTACCTTACTTCATCTTAAGACCACTATGCTTCAACATATAATCTTTTACACAAGAAGAACATTACAAGAACTTTATCGTCCACAATAGTCTCTGGTAACATAAAAGTATGCAGTACTAGTCGCATCTAAAATTAATTATCGAAAAACACTTGTTGATCTAATATTAAGCCTAAAAAAGATCTAATATTAAGCTTGATTAGCTATCTAGATCTTTATTCTTAACCCTCACAATTTGCATGATTAAATCATCTGATTAAATACTCTGAAAGATATTCTAGATCAAACCGATTTTCCCATATATcggaaaacaaaataaacttgAAATGTTTGACTAATCTCTATCaaccaatattaaaaaaaaaaagacaaagaaaaaagattaaagGTGCTCAACTAGctaaacatataataaactcAGAGTTACTTTGATGATCTGCATCAAAagaacaaatatttatacacaAGTAATACATCAAAACAAGCTCATCTGGCTCCTGAAATGATGAAGTCTTAAACTATATGCAATCACCAAAATGCTCAAGAACCCCTGATTTATATAAACAAAGATTAAGAACTTATCCAACAAtctcaagtaaaaaaaaaacaatcagaaAATACGAAATTTTCGTCACTCCAAACGAAGATGATAGTAATTATGATGATTAGCAATGGACGAAGACGAAGATGATCCATAAACATCATCGTTATCAAGATGATCATCAAAATAAAGAATCTCTGGAGGTGGAAGACATATATAATTCCAGAACCATAACACGAATCGGCCCAACTCCTGAAGCGGAAAACAGCAGACGAGCTGCAACATCTCGCCGCTTCTGATTCGATCCGACGGTGAGATCCACCGTAATCGCTGAAATATCTCAGCTGATAAATGGGCTACAGACATCACCGAGTCGCCGCGGAACACCATGTCTCTCTGCAACAATAATCGATCTCTTTGATTTGTCTGTGTGTGTAACTGTGTATTGTGTATAAACTTAAATAGAGGAAAAAGGTatcagagttttttttttttaccgaaTCGATTTACcgccaattttttaaaaaagaaatttggtTTAACAGAGTTACTTTAGTTTTGTACTTTCTAAGAATCTGATTTAAAAACAAGAGGAcgagtttaattttttttaatgaacatatttttttattgttattaaaatatcattGGCACTTTTGATTAAATATTGAATCACATTTGATGACAAATtgaattcaaattaaaaaaatgaaaacatcacAAACCAACTACTATTAAATTATAgtagtttctatttttttattttaaaaagtaccAATTTGGTTATGAAAAGATATTGTTCTGTTTACAAAAGTCCAAAAAAGAGtcaatcataaaaataaaaatattgatttgaatctttctttatttaaaaataaaaatgaaatactAATTTGAAGTTAAATGAATAAATTGACGACATATATGATTGAATATCGAATGTAACTGATAAATAAACCAAAGCTTTGACTCCTCAACCAAAGAGTGATTTTGACGGTTGACTCAGTCATCATCTCCCGTAAAAAGTGGGAGGTTTCAGTATTTAACACTTTATTACATTCTTGTCACGATCAAATACATCTTGTTGGGCACGATCGTTGTACTATATTATCTTATTgattaatttattcaaaagtTGTGAATAACCAACACCTGTGAAAACCCATGACTATCTATAACCCATGACTATCTTTTGAATCTTACTCTTTTGTATTCGAAATCATTTACTTCTCTCCCAAGAAACAgcccacaaaaacaaaaatgaatatatGAACAGATTGTTTATATTTGTGGTCATTTCTTGGATACAAAAATAAGTCCTTTGGCCGTTTATATTTGTTCATAGTTGATTTTCCATTTGTTTGCATAATAATATGATCTTTCAAAACATAGATGAATGTAAGATTAGATTTAAGCCGTTTTCTTTGGATCTTCTAAACCAAAAACATGCGAATTCTACTCTTATTACACATTACATTTACAAGGTAACTTTACCAACAACACAGGCCAACACATTTGCTACAAATCTGCAAATATtgtcaagaaaaagaaacaaattaattGTAAAGTCAACAAGACAAAAACAGTTTCAGTTTCTAGGATATTTTTACCTGCTGATTTTACTTCTTCGAGTTAAGTGCAGAGAGGACTTTTTTACCGTAAGAATTGGTACGAAGAGATGAGGTATAAATTTTAATGGCATCAACCAGTAGACCATGTAGAGTCCCCTGCACCAATCTCATCTTTTAGATACCGAATCTAAACCAACTAACAGTTGcgattttgtttttgtgttacCTTGGATTGCTTAAGAGCTGCTTGAATGACATAGTTTCCGTAAGGATCCAGCATAACTTGGTCAAGACGACCATACGTTACGAGTTCCCTGATGATGCGAGCTTGATGTTTGTCATCAGCTAGTGTCAGACATTTCTCAACTACATTGCTGCTACATTTCTGCATAGATAACTCGGTGTAGTTCCCTTCTAGTTGCTCGAGGATTTCGTTGATAGCCCATTCAAGGTGTAGCTGAAATACATATTGAAGAGCGTAGTTCCTGCCAAAAATAAAGTTTGCATGTTATCTCCATAATCTACAAGCGATGGttataaaaactcaaaaaagaGGAAAGATCCAAACCCAAAAGGGTCTTGAGAGAGGAGTAGAGAATTGGAGATTATTTCCAAGACTAAGCGATCCTTTTGTTCTCCCTCGAAATGGCCAATACATTTTTGAAGCACACAACATCCATGTCTATCAGTTGCAAGCTCAACACAATGAGTAATCGCAGCTCCAAAGAGAATCTGAAgagacaaaaataaaagaagacaGTCATACTCAATGTTTTTAAACCCGACCCCAACACTGAACCGGAatagattaataaattataatatatatatatatatatacgggGGCGGATCTAGCACCATATTTAGATGGGGGCACATCAGTTCTTCTCATCATATTTAGttgtaaaattataaaacattacataAACTAGTAATAAATAGTTAAAGAAACTCAAAAATCAGACGGGGGCACATGCCTCCATAGATCATTACCTGTCTCCGTCTCtgttaatatatagttatatataaggATCACTTAGTTAGAAAAACAGTGAAGCAAGTCGTTACCTTCTTGCAGTAAGGTAAGAGATACTGCAAGCACCGTTGAACAACGTGATTACCGTTTACATTCTTCATCAGAGTCACAATGCCATGCCTCAAAGCAGAGACGATGACTGAGATCTCTTCTTGTCTCTTAACCGTTTCAACGATCTTTTGAATAACTCTAGTCCTGTTTACAGTGTAAGAAAGATCACGTCAGCTAAAGATCAtatcaaaaagagaaaaaaaaaagcttcaatGGTTTGTACCCGTGCATATCACAAGCGATTTTGATAAGCAATCCTGGTTTTCTAGTTATGGAACAAACAATCTGCATCCTCTGATCATCGTTGCATACTTCAAGCAGCTTCTGAACTAGATAGTTCCCAAAGGGGTCTACCATAAGCTCACTTAAATAGTCAATGATCTCGTTAAAGATCATTTCGATATCATTCTCATCTCCCTCGGCAAACTTCCTCTGCAGGAAGCGGCAACCGTGCTGGTCTTTGGCCATGTAATAGATCTTCTCTCTTGCCTCTGCGAGAGAGAAAAATTTTGGAGGCTGCAACGTTAGATTGTTGAGGCTCATTGAGAGATCTTCATCGAGCTGCAAACAAAGTCTTCTGTTATGTGAATCATCTTCTCCTCCAACACCGTACTTTATGAGTTTAGCTGTGTTTGCACCGAGCGGTGATCTCACTAGAAGCTTCTCCGGGTAGTACATTCTCTTCCTTGCATGACCATCCGAATTTCTGTTAGACTGTTGAGCTTGGCGATAGAGGTAATGAGGATTCACCGGCATGTACTGCTCTTCTTGCGGATTAATAAGCCTCTCTTCTTCAACAGTACTCCTCCAGTTGATATGAGACTGATCCAAACCTTgatggtgagagagagaggatggcATGTAACGCTGCGGCTGAGGAGGTGATATATTAGGAAAGCAACCAACATGTTGCAGCTTACTAAACAGTTGAGGATCAAACTTGTCTGCATATCCGCAAGGTGAGGTGTAAGAAGGAATGAACATAAGGTTGG includes:
- the LOC130500012 gene encoding glutathione S-transferase T3-like encodes the protein MASIRSQSYSIEEDKHLCHVYLDVSQNPIIGINQSGDQFWTRVQTEYEKSEISLTQPRPRRSLQTRMTTILSAVSKLRGCFNQIENKNPSGASEQDILNQAKMLLTQDVKYKKGFKFDHVWPILKGIENFSNNHSNRAIAFSEESRNAKSSSSNQDESSPSLGMNSFDLNLNSEESGGNLSKRPMGVKKAKKKQHSNEQFKQMMEQNDKLLKAMVKGTSERNEIKRQKVELQRKKHERKMLLADLSSITDPARRAYIENERAVILSKGVPTTQYEEHGEGSQSQYHGSQYRAYEAQRDQAQGDQAQGSQVQGQQPQDEDPKSPSEQQDFSQYYNLLSGDGNGFPGIY
- the LOC108831478 gene encoding pumilio homolog 12 codes for the protein MFFSSKPHCVLLQLSLLTERFDLFSIPSTLRMDHRRNEPEFDELEKLLLEIPKVTSGHDYSRFPVCLSSSPFQEQNLHLPGGDYAFTSSLAQGNLNFGISNQTPDNPNLMFIPSYTSPCGYADKFDPQLFSKLQHVGCFPNISPPQPQRYMPSSLSHHQGLDQSHINWRSTVEEERLINPQEEQYMPVNPHYLYRQAQQSNRNSDGHARKRMYYPEKLLVRSPLGANTAKLIKYGVGGEDDSHNRRLCLQLDEDLSMSLNNLTLQPPKFFSLAEAREKIYYMAKDQHGCRFLQRKFAEGDENDIEMIFNEIIDYLSELMVDPFGNYLVQKLLEVCNDDQRMQIVCSITRKPGLLIKIACDMHGTRVIQKIVETVKRQEEISVIVSALRHGIVTLMKNVNGNHVVQRCLQYLLPYCKKILFGAAITHCVELATDRHGCCVLQKCIGHFEGEQKDRLVLEIISNSLLLSQDPFGNYALQYVFQLHLEWAINEILEQLEGNYTELSMQKCSSNVVEKCLTLADDKHQARIIRELVTYGRLDQVMLDPYGNYVIQAALKQSKGTLHGLLVDAIKIYTSSLRTNSYGKKVLSALNSKK
- the LOC108826605 gene encoding uncharacterized protein LOC108826605 — protein: MVFRGDSVMSVAHLSAEIFQRLRWISPSDRIRSGEMLQLVCCFPLQELGRFVLWFWNYICLPPPEILYFDDHLDNDDVYGSSSSSSIANHHNYYHLRLE